One Primulina tabacum isolate GXHZ01 chromosome 10, ASM2559414v2, whole genome shotgun sequence DNA segment encodes these proteins:
- the LOC142505007 gene encoding uncharacterized protein LOC142505007, which produces MVQPDEEEVWRVFADVVSRLAGCGLGVVIISPLGEKIKLALRIDSRVTNNEAVLAGVRAAREVGVSRIILYSDSQLITNHIKGVYEAKDDRMLKYLHLIKAQSEVFVDCSIEQILWEENSEADVLAKMAASLSEANSRELLHVS; this is translated from the coding sequence ATGGTTCAGCCCGATGAAGAGGAAGTATGGAGAGTTTTTGCGGATGTGGTGTCTAGACTTGCTGGATGTGGATTAGGGGTGGTTATAATATCTCCCCTTGGAGAAAAGATTAAGCTGGCCCTGAGAATTGATTCCCGGGTAACTAATAATGAGGCTGTCCTTGCCGGCGTCAGAGCTGCCCGGGAAGTTGGAGTTTCCCGGATCATTTTATACTCTGATTCACAATTGATTACAAATCATATCAAGGGTGTTTATGAGGCTAAAGACGATAGGATGCTCAAATATCTACATCTCATCAAAGCCCAGTCAGAAGTCTTTGTGGATTGCAGTATTGAACAAATACTCTGGGAAGAAAATAGTGAAGCAGATGTTTTGGCAAAAATGGCTGCTTCTCTATCAGAAGCCAATAGCCGGGAACTGCTACATGTTTCCTGA
- the LOC142505766 gene encoding cis-prenyltransferase 4, chloroplastic-like isoform X1, producing the protein MAASSFHIHLSPLKHQRLSHAPELSPNTRRPSFFFIPKAFTETEPPGNGVSINGLLPVHYAEEDPSPLPSGLREDSMPSHVAVIMDGNRRWARMRGLPAGSGYEAGARALRRVVDLCCKWGIRVLTVFAFSSDNWVRPKMETDFLMGLFDRGLRNELQHLIRRKVHISVIGDCTKLSKPLQVLLSEAAETTKNNSQLHLILAVNYSGQNDLVQACQNIAQKVKDGLIEPEDINKFLLERELETNCTEFPNPDLLIRTSGELRISNFLLWQLAYTELYFTNSLWPDFGEDEFVKALRSFQQRQRRYGGRSS; encoded by the exons ATGGCAGCAAGCTCTTTCCACATCCATCTTTCACCCCTCAAACATCAGCGCCTCTCTCACGCGCCTGAACTCTCTCCGAACACGCGCCGTCCTTCGTTTTTCTTCATTCCTAAAGCTTTCACGGAGACTGAACCTCCGGGAAACGGCGTATCAATCAATGGCTTGCTGCCTGTTCATTATGCGGAGGAAGACCCGAGTCCGCTTCCTTCAGGGCTCCGGGAGGATTCGATGCCAAGCCATGTGGCGGTGATTATGGACGGGAACCGGAGGTGGGCCCGGATGAGGGGTTTGCCAGCTGGGTCGGGTTACGAGGCCGGGGCTCGGGCTCTAAGGAGAGTCGTGGACTTGTGCTGCAAGTGGGGGATCAGGGTTCTAACGGTCTTTGCTTTCTCATCCGACAATTGGGTTCGTCCCaaa ATGGAAACAGATTTCTTGATGGGATTGTTCGACAGAGGATTGAGAAATGAACTCCAACATTTGATAAG ACGGAAGGTTCACATTTCTGTTATTGGAGACTGCACCAAACTTTCGAAACCACTTCAGGTCTTGCTAAGTGAAGCGGCGGAAACTACAAAGAACAACTCTCAGCTTCACCTCATTCTTGCTGTTAATTACAGTGGTCAAAACGATCTAGTGCAAGCTTGCCAAAATATCGCACAGAAAGTGAAAGACGGCCTCATTGAACCAGAAGATATCAATAAGTTTTTACTTGAAAGGGAGTTGGAAACAAATTGTACTGAGTTTCCAAACCCTGATCTTCTAATACGGACCAGTGGTGAGCTTAGGATTAGTAATTTCTTGTTGTGGCAACTGGCTTACACCGAACTGTATTTCACAAATTCTCTCTGGCCTGATTTTGGAGAAGATGAGTTTGTGAAGGCTTTGCGCTCTTTTCAGCAAAGGCAGAGACGATATGGTGGAAGAAGTTCTTGA
- the LOC142505766 gene encoding cis-prenyltransferase 4, chloroplastic-like isoform X2 has product MAASSFHIHLSPLKHQRLSHAPELSPNTRRPSFFFIPKAFTETEPPGNGVSINGLLPVHYAEEDPSPLPSGLREDSMPSHVAVIMDGNRRWARMRGLPAGSGYEAGARALRRVVDLCCKWGIRVLTVFAFSSDNWMETDFLMGLFDRGLRNELQHLIRRKVHISVIGDCTKLSKPLQVLLSEAAETTKNNSQLHLILAVNYSGQNDLVQACQNIAQKVKDGLIEPEDINKFLLERELETNCTEFPNPDLLIRTSGELRISNFLLWQLAYTELYFTNSLWPDFGEDEFVKALRSFQQRQRRYGGRSS; this is encoded by the exons ATGGCAGCAAGCTCTTTCCACATCCATCTTTCACCCCTCAAACATCAGCGCCTCTCTCACGCGCCTGAACTCTCTCCGAACACGCGCCGTCCTTCGTTTTTCTTCATTCCTAAAGCTTTCACGGAGACTGAACCTCCGGGAAACGGCGTATCAATCAATGGCTTGCTGCCTGTTCATTATGCGGAGGAAGACCCGAGTCCGCTTCCTTCAGGGCTCCGGGAGGATTCGATGCCAAGCCATGTGGCGGTGATTATGGACGGGAACCGGAGGTGGGCCCGGATGAGGGGTTTGCCAGCTGGGTCGGGTTACGAGGCCGGGGCTCGGGCTCTAAGGAGAGTCGTGGACTTGTGCTGCAAGTGGGGGATCAGGGTTCTAACGGTCTTTGCTTTCTCATCCGACAATTGG ATGGAAACAGATTTCTTGATGGGATTGTTCGACAGAGGATTGAGAAATGAACTCCAACATTTGATAAG ACGGAAGGTTCACATTTCTGTTATTGGAGACTGCACCAAACTTTCGAAACCACTTCAGGTCTTGCTAAGTGAAGCGGCGGAAACTACAAAGAACAACTCTCAGCTTCACCTCATTCTTGCTGTTAATTACAGTGGTCAAAACGATCTAGTGCAAGCTTGCCAAAATATCGCACAGAAAGTGAAAGACGGCCTCATTGAACCAGAAGATATCAATAAGTTTTTACTTGAAAGGGAGTTGGAAACAAATTGTACTGAGTTTCCAAACCCTGATCTTCTAATACGGACCAGTGGTGAGCTTAGGATTAGTAATTTCTTGTTGTGGCAACTGGCTTACACCGAACTGTATTTCACAAATTCTCTCTGGCCTGATTTTGGAGAAGATGAGTTTGTGAAGGCTTTGCGCTCTTTTCAGCAAAGGCAGAGACGATATGGTGGAAGAAGTTCTTGA